In the genome of Paludisphaera rhizosphaerae, one region contains:
- a CDS encoding CehA/McbA family metallohydrolase domain-containing protein, with protein MHATQRLYWIATVIAIATVTCGAAPPGLKRSPAERMTTERLKAADDDVRAIRASRKPVEPSPGLIDYRAIFHAHAEDSAHTGGTRAEMLAEAKLAGVAAIFLSDHHRPPRDFFLDSWRGPRDGVLFVPGSEARGFLLCPTRSVLDKMEGPPSALLEAVRLDGGLAFLSHIEERPDHDMADLDGMEIYNRHADAKKDLAGVASLILRLTDPAALRVFEDDLRQYPDELLGAQVTYPDDYLAKWDRETRAKRLTGVAANDCHHNQVLIVKMVDTETVLVGTNVDRDDQMHRVSAKLRPGIRDMTRGRAAGDVLARVDLDPYHRSFANVSTHLLAPEATEPALREALRRGRAYVAHDWMCDPTGFRFDLIAEEKPIALMGDEVAYKPGDRIEVRSPVPCKLRLMEGGRIVSEATGDRLEVRIEAPGVYRVEGWLTLDGEDRGWVYTNPIYVRAALAQP; from the coding sequence ATGCACGCGACGCAGCGTCTCTACTGGATCGCAACCGTAATTGCCATCGCGACGGTCACCTGTGGGGCTGCTCCGCCGGGCTTGAAGCGTTCGCCGGCCGAGCGGATGACGACCGAACGGCTCAAGGCCGCCGACGATGACGTCCGCGCCATTCGGGCGTCGAGGAAGCCGGTCGAGCCGTCGCCCGGCCTGATCGACTACCGGGCGATCTTCCACGCCCACGCCGAGGACTCGGCCCACACCGGGGGGACCCGCGCGGAGATGCTCGCCGAGGCGAAGCTCGCGGGGGTCGCCGCGATCTTCCTGAGCGACCATCACCGACCGCCCCGCGACTTCTTCCTCGACAGTTGGCGAGGACCTCGCGACGGGGTCCTCTTCGTCCCGGGCTCCGAGGCTCGGGGGTTCCTCCTCTGTCCCACGAGATCGGTCCTCGACAAGATGGAAGGCCCCCCTTCCGCCCTCCTGGAGGCCGTCCGGCTCGACGGCGGGCTCGCCTTCCTCTCGCACATCGAGGAGCGGCCCGACCACGACATGGCGGACCTCGACGGGATGGAGATCTACAACCGCCACGCCGACGCCAAGAAGGACCTCGCCGGCGTCGCGTCGCTGATCCTGCGGCTCACCGACCCCGCGGCGCTCAGAGTCTTCGAGGACGACCTACGCCAGTATCCCGACGAACTCCTCGGCGCCCAGGTCACCTACCCCGACGACTACCTGGCCAAGTGGGACCGCGAGACCCGCGCAAAGCGGCTCACCGGCGTCGCGGCGAACGACTGCCATCACAACCAGGTTCTGATCGTGAAGATGGTCGACACTGAGACCGTCCTGGTCGGCACCAACGTGGACCGCGACGACCAGATGCACCGGGTCTCGGCCAAGCTCCGCCCCGGGATCCGTGACATGACCCGAGGACGCGCGGCGGGCGACGTCCTGGCCCGGGTCGACCTCGACCCCTATCACCGATCGTTCGCGAACGTCAGCACCCACCTCCTCGCCCCCGAGGCAACCGAGCCGGCCCTCCGCGAAGCGCTCCGCCGGGGGCGCGCCTACGTCGCTCACGACTGGATGTGCGACCCGACCGGCTTCCGGTTCGATCTGATCGCCGAGGAGAAACCGATCGCCTTGATGGGTGACGAGGTCGCCTACAAGCCCGGGGACCGCATTGAAGTCCGGTCCCCCGTCCCCTGCAAGCTCCGTCTCATGGAAGGCGGCCGGATCGTCTCCGAGGCGACGGGGGATCGGCTGGAAGTCAGGATCGAAGCCCCCGGGGTCTATCGGGTTGAAGGCTGGCTAACCCTCGACGGCGAGGACCGGGGCTGGGTCTACACCAATCCGATCTACGTGCGGGCGGCCCTGGCACAGCCTTGA
- a CDS encoding ester cyclase: MSDNAAIVRRFVDEILNQGDCDGACRFVCEDFVHLAPMPGQEHGLSGFQKTLNEVRAAFPDIYWSVEEQLSDGDRVVSRFVWTGTHEGDFLGLAPTGRRVTVWGMTIDRLVDGKIKETRFLMDVPGLMAQLGVVPAGQP, encoded by the coding sequence ATGTCAGACAACGCCGCCATCGTCCGTCGGTTCGTCGATGAGATCCTGAACCAGGGAGACTGCGACGGGGCCTGTCGGTTTGTGTGTGAGGACTTCGTCCATCTCGCACCGATGCCAGGGCAGGAGCATGGGCTGTCGGGCTTTCAGAAGACGTTGAACGAAGTGCGCGCCGCATTCCCCGACATTTACTGGTCCGTGGAGGAGCAGTTGAGCGACGGCGACCGCGTGGTCAGCCGGTTCGTCTGGACGGGGACGCATGAGGGGGACTTCCTCGGTCTCGCGCCGACCGGCCGCCGGGTGACGGTCTGGGGAATGACCATCGACCGGCTCGTGGACGGGAAGATCAAGGAGACCCGCTTCCTGATGGACGTGCCCGGCCTGATGGCGCAACTCGGAGTGGTTCCGGCCGGGCAGCCCTAA
- a CDS encoding FAD-dependent oxidoreductase → MSEVDYSHQIAFPKLSEAEVEHLARMAETCSFQDGEAVFQVGQRGVPLYVVASGAIAIVDESRDEPTTIVVHGPGEFAGDVSLLTDRPVVISAYARGETRAYRVSQENLRQVIQEVPDLSDKLLEAFQARRIMLERSGFVGVRVFGHLGCPELTLIREFFDKNKVPHTWIDVDTPEGRASMEAMDIAPDQLPFVACNKGSRSPKPTVARIAECIGLKRPIRTEPFDFVIVGAGPAGLAAAVYGATEGLSTLVLDRFGPGGQAGTSSRIENYMGFPAGLSGADLANRGYLQALKFGAELVAPVEVKSMTQEDKIHRLELDDGQIVRARTVLIATGASYQRLPVEGCERWDGAGIYYSCTSVHARTCRDGRAVVIGGGNSAGQAVMFLADHTAGAVLLLRGGDMRKSMSDYLARRIERHEKIEVIYHAEVQAVEGNGRLEGLQVRSTRGGEGRKIDCSAVFVFIGAQPRTDWLPPSIAVDSKGFILTGADAAHSGRWPLEHREPCTVETTCPGVFAAGDVRSNTTKRVAFAVGDGALSVACAHVVLAEL, encoded by the coding sequence ATGTCCGAGGTGGATTACTCGCACCAGATCGCGTTCCCGAAGCTGTCCGAGGCGGAGGTCGAGCACCTGGCCCGGATGGCGGAGACCTGCTCGTTCCAGGACGGCGAGGCCGTCTTCCAGGTCGGGCAGCGGGGCGTGCCGCTCTACGTCGTCGCTTCGGGCGCGATCGCGATCGTGGATGAGTCGCGGGACGAGCCGACGACGATCGTCGTCCACGGGCCGGGCGAGTTCGCCGGGGACGTCTCGCTGCTGACCGACCGGCCGGTGGTCATCTCGGCGTATGCACGCGGGGAGACCCGGGCCTATCGGGTGTCGCAGGAGAACCTGCGGCAGGTCATCCAGGAGGTGCCGGACCTCAGCGACAAGCTGCTGGAGGCGTTCCAGGCCCGGCGGATCATGCTGGAGCGGTCCGGCTTCGTCGGAGTCCGGGTCTTCGGGCATCTCGGCTGCCCGGAGCTGACGCTCATCCGCGAGTTCTTCGACAAGAACAAGGTGCCGCACACCTGGATTGACGTGGACACCCCCGAGGGACGCGCGTCGATGGAGGCGATGGACATCGCCCCGGACCAGCTCCCGTTCGTGGCGTGCAACAAGGGTTCGCGGTCGCCGAAGCCGACGGTCGCGCGAATCGCCGAGTGCATCGGCCTGAAGCGGCCGATCCGGACCGAGCCGTTCGACTTCGTGATCGTCGGCGCGGGTCCGGCCGGGCTGGCGGCGGCCGTCTACGGGGCCACCGAGGGGTTGTCGACCCTGGTCCTCGACCGATTCGGGCCGGGCGGACAGGCGGGGACCAGCTCGCGGATCGAGAACTACATGGGCTTTCCCGCCGGGCTGAGCGGGGCGGACCTCGCCAATCGCGGCTACCTGCAGGCCCTGAAGTTCGGGGCCGAACTGGTCGCGCCGGTCGAGGTCAAATCCATGACCCAGGAGGACAAGATCCACCGGCTCGAACTCGACGACGGCCAGATCGTCCGCGCCCGGACGGTCCTGATCGCCACCGGGGCGAGCTACCAGCGCCTTCCCGTCGAGGGCTGCGAACGGTGGGATGGGGCGGGGATCTATTATTCGTGCACCTCGGTCCACGCCCGGACGTGCCGCGACGGCCGCGCCGTGGTGATCGGCGGCGGGAACTCGGCGGGCCAGGCGGTGATGTTCCTGGCCGACCACACGGCCGGGGCCGTCCTCCTGCTCCGCGGCGGCGACATGCGCAAGAGCATGTCGGACTACCTCGCCCGGCGGATCGAGCGGCACGAGAAGATCGAGGTGATCTACCACGCCGAGGTCCAGGCGGTCGAGGGGAACGGCCGGCTCGAAGGCCTCCAGGTTCGCAGCACTCGCGGCGGCGAAGGGCGAAAGATCGATTGCTCGGCGGTCTTCGTCTTCATCGGCGCGCAGCCGAGGACGGACTGGCTCCCGCCGAGTATCGCCGTCGACTCGAAGGGGTTCATCCTCACCGGGGCCGACGCGGCGCACTCGGGCCGGTGGCCGCTGGAGCACCGCGAGCCCTGCACGGTCGAGACCACGTGCCCCGGCGTCTTCGCCGCGGGAGACGTCCGGAGCAACACGACGAAACGCGTCGCCTTCGCTGTGGGCGACGGGGCGCTTTCGGTCGCCTGCGCCCACGTCGTCCTCGCCGAACTCTGA
- a CDS encoding DUF1559 family PulG-like putative transporter, producing the protein MYGRRPVRARYAFTLIELLVVIAIIAVLIALLLPAVQSAREAARRIQCTNNMKQIGLGLHNYLSTHNVFPPGRMTPDLLSGTTVSTSYSSYPTLTAGWTGYFSVHCHILNYMEQTAAYNAMNFMGPNQARLTTGGRAVIASPNYTSFAIAQSTFLCPSDPNSSAGGVSENNYRYNFGGSLPVAGADSNTTQTTITAASGGNGAFTIGPGISVAQFTDGMSNTAAFAERTKGSGFTVATQLPTASDTVTRVARASGVPDRDDIFGDCLNARRIDSFNFNAQGRWLPGSDFSNGWPFAWYASTMYNHVAPPNWQGMDCGQFSSTMDTPGEHGIISARSAHPGGANILLGDGSCKFIKNSVAVETWRAIGTRAGGEVVSSDAY; encoded by the coding sequence ATGTACGGAAGACGTCCGGTCCGCGCTCGGTACGCGTTTACGCTGATCGAGCTGCTGGTGGTGATTGCGATCATCGCCGTTCTCATCGCTCTTTTGCTCCCAGCCGTCCAGTCGGCCCGCGAGGCCGCCCGCCGGATCCAGTGTACGAACAACATGAAGCAGATCGGCCTGGGTCTCCACAACTACCTGAGCACTCACAACGTCTTCCCGCCGGGCCGTATGACGCCCGACCTCCTCTCGGGGACCACGGTTTCCACCAGCTATTCGAGCTATCCCACGCTGACGGCCGGGTGGACGGGCTACTTCTCGGTCCACTGCCACATCCTGAACTACATGGAGCAAACCGCGGCGTACAACGCGATGAACTTCATGGGGCCGAACCAGGCCCGGCTGACGACCGGCGGCCGCGCGGTGATCGCCTCGCCGAACTACACCTCGTTCGCCATCGCTCAGAGCACGTTCCTCTGCCCCTCCGACCCGAACTCCTCGGCGGGCGGGGTCAGCGAGAACAACTACCGGTACAACTTCGGCGGATCGCTCCCCGTCGCCGGTGCGGACTCGAACACAACGCAGACGACGATCACCGCGGCATCGGGCGGCAACGGAGCGTTCACCATCGGCCCCGGCATCAGCGTGGCCCAGTTCACCGACGGCATGAGCAACACGGCGGCCTTCGCCGAGCGGACCAAGGGGAGCGGCTTCACCGTCGCCACCCAGCTCCCGACGGCCTCCGACACGGTGACCCGCGTGGCCCGGGCCTCGGGCGTCCCCGACCGCGATGACATCTTCGGGGACTGCCTCAACGCGCGCCGGATCGACTCCTTCAACTTCAACGCCCAGGGACGCTGGCTGCCGGGCTCGGACTTCTCCAACGGCTGGCCGTTCGCCTGGTACGCCTCGACGATGTACAACCACGTCGCCCCTCCCAACTGGCAGGGGATGGACTGCGGCCAGTTCAGCTCCACCATGGACACCCCCGGCGAGCACGGCATCATCTCGGCCCGGAGCGCCCACCCCGGCGGCGCGAACATCCTGCTGGGCGACGGCTCGTGCAAGTTCATCAAGAACTCGGTCGCCGTCGAAACCTGGCGGGCGATCGGCACCCGCGCCGGCGGCGAGGTCGTCAGCTCCGACGCCTATTGA
- a CDS encoding ankyrin repeat domain-containing protein, whose translation MDKRFHPAQAALAAGDAADLASLLAADPGLAAAISSANDHPTLLQCLVLSMPPVDRLEAMIDLLADHGAELTDPLIAACGCNNERAVAKLLDRGARIEGNGRWSPLEEALYFGQEATLSLLLQRGAAADNLRKAAGVGDLEKVAGYFDEQGELTTACGEIAWPFDRMPIPPDSRRDRRHILGNALNYAASWGRVDVAKFLLDQGAEVNLIPAGFDYAGTALHYAAHQGRREMVDILLKRGADPGVRDTKIHALAEDWADHFGHAELADHLRHVRLNTE comes from the coding sequence ATGGATAAAAGATTCCATCCAGCGCAGGCTGCCCTCGCTGCGGGCGACGCCGCGGATTTGGCCTCGTTGCTCGCGGCGGATCCCGGGTTGGCGGCGGCGATCTCCTCCGCGAACGACCATCCGACGCTTCTGCAGTGCCTTGTCCTCTCGATGCCGCCCGTCGATCGTCTGGAGGCCATGATCGACCTCCTGGCCGATCATGGCGCAGAGCTGACCGACCCGCTGATCGCGGCCTGCGGATGCAACAACGAGCGGGCTGTGGCGAAGCTGCTCGACCGGGGAGCCCGCATCGAGGGGAACGGCCGCTGGTCCCCCCTGGAGGAGGCCTTGTACTTCGGGCAGGAGGCGACTCTCTCGCTTTTGCTTCAGCGAGGGGCGGCGGCCGACAACCTCCGCAAGGCGGCCGGAGTCGGAGACCTGGAAAAGGTGGCCGGCTACTTCGATGAGCAGGGCGAGTTGACGACGGCCTGCGGCGAGATCGCCTGGCCGTTCGACCGGATGCCGATCCCGCCGGATTCGCGACGGGATCGCCGACACATCCTGGGGAACGCCCTCAACTATGCGGCGTCGTGGGGGCGTGTGGACGTGGCGAAGTTCTTGCTGGATCAGGGGGCTGAGGTCAACCTCATCCCGGCAGGCTTCGACTACGCGGGAACGGCTCTCCACTACGCCGCCCATCAGGGCCGTCGAGAGATGGTCGACATCCTGCTGAAGCGCGGGGCCGATCCCGGCGTGCGAGACACCAAGATCCACGCCCTGGCGGAAGATTGGGCCGACCACTTCGGACACGCCGAACTCGCCGACCATCTTCGGCACGTCCGGCTGAACACCGAATGA
- a CDS encoding DUF1559 family PulG-like putative transporter: MQSRNRLGFTLIELLVVIAIIAVLIALLLPAVQAAREAARRAQCVNNLKQLGLATMNYESANGCIPPTANNIVNGQGNDFSFKIRLLPFVEQAQIYNALNQSYTAQSAPNTTIHNTQVSAFRCPSDPNDPGSPTGDTNYPNCLGVTRTTPGSSTTGPLDGPAYKMNQAPENMPVTLASITDGTSNTVVFSEWVKGRNAGTTRNGTDQVYYIGFAELPGKTPLQYQQACQASTKIAYSQKGIDWLLMSCGKGGSYSHIMPPNQNACWWGTGDTNNTDNTVVGASSYHSGGVNAGFLDGSVKFIKNSVSSPTWWAIATKSGGEIVSSDSL; encoded by the coding sequence ATGCAATCGCGAAATCGACTCGGTTTCACGCTGATCGAATTGCTGGTGGTTATCGCCATCATCGCGGTGTTGATCGCGCTCCTGCTCCCGGCGGTCCAGGCGGCGCGGGAGGCGGCGCGGCGGGCCCAGTGCGTCAACAACCTGAAGCAACTCGGCCTGGCCACCATGAATTATGAGAGCGCGAATGGCTGCATTCCGCCGACGGCCAACAACATCGTCAACGGTCAGGGCAACGACTTCTCCTTCAAGATCCGTCTCCTCCCCTTCGTCGAGCAGGCGCAGATCTACAACGCGTTGAATCAGTCCTACACGGCGCAGTCGGCCCCGAATACGACGATCCACAACACCCAGGTGAGTGCGTTCCGGTGCCCGTCGGATCCCAACGACCCCGGCTCGCCGACCGGGGACACGAACTACCCCAACTGCCTGGGCGTCACCCGGACGACCCCCGGGAGCAGCACGACCGGCCCGCTCGACGGCCCCGCTTACAAGATGAATCAGGCCCCGGAGAACATGCCGGTGACGCTCGCCTCGATCACCGATGGGACCTCCAACACCGTAGTGTTCAGCGAGTGGGTCAAGGGCCGGAACGCCGGAACGACCCGAAACGGGACCGACCAGGTCTATTACATCGGCTTCGCCGAGCTTCCCGGGAAGACGCCGCTCCAGTATCAGCAGGCCTGCCAGGCGAGCACCAAGATCGCCTACTCCCAGAAGGGGATCGACTGGCTGCTCATGAGCTGCGGCAAGGGGGGCTCTTATTCCCACATCATGCCCCCCAACCAGAACGCCTGCTGGTGGGGAACGGGCGACACCAACAACACCGACAACACGGTCGTCGGCGCCAGCTCCTATCACTCCGGGGGCGTGAACGCCGGCTTCCTGGACGGCTCGGTGAAGTTCATCAAGAACAGCGTCAGCAGCCCGACCTGGTGGGCGATCGCGACCAAGTCCGGCGGCGAGATCGTCAGCTCAGACAGCCTTTGA
- a CDS encoding DMT family transporter yields the protein MAWVVLFVAGLLEVGWAVCLKSSRGFTVFWPSLGFAAFMFASVYLLGVSLKSLPLGTAYTVWTGIGAVGSVVVGVLMFGESGDPRRLACVGMVVAGIVGLKFLSPH from the coding sequence ATGGCCTGGGTCGTCTTGTTCGTTGCCGGCCTGCTCGAAGTCGGTTGGGCGGTCTGTCTGAAATCCTCCAGGGGATTCACCGTCTTCTGGCCGAGCCTGGGCTTCGCGGCGTTCATGTTCGCCAGCGTTTATCTGCTGGGCGTGTCGCTCAAATCCCTCCCCCTCGGGACGGCCTATACGGTCTGGACGGGGATCGGGGCAGTCGGGTCCGTGGTGGTCGGCGTTTTGATGTTCGGCGAGTCTGGCGATCCTCGCCGGCTGGCGTGCGTCGGGATGGTCGTGGCGGGAATCGTGGGGCTCAAGTTCCTCTCGCCGCACTGA
- a CDS encoding deoxyhypusine synthase family protein yields the protein MNTLNFLLKNYKNFNARALKDATLAYWKHVDGGGKMFWAVAGAMSSAQLGITLAPAIRAGLIHGLSVTGANLEESLFRLVAHDSYKDFPDYRYFTKADDTKILDDRMRRVTDTSIPEDEAFRAVEKFVVPMWKKAMASGDRKFWHEYFYDLVLTIGDDLYEGDPEECWLLAAAKARLPIVVPGYEDSTFGNIFASHVKFGDFSANIAKSGIEYMVDFYDRYRELSKGKGVGFFQIGGGIAGDFPICVVPSIKYDLEEDAKPWSYFCQISDSTTSYGSYSGATPNEKITWDKLTQDTPMFVVESDATIVAPLMLSALLECKADPKEANRIIKEATAAKKPASKKSAGKKATAKKATVKS from the coding sequence ATGAACACGCTCAACTTCCTGCTCAAGAACTACAAGAACTTCAACGCCCGAGCCCTGAAAGACGCGACGCTCGCTTACTGGAAGCACGTCGACGGGGGCGGCAAGATGTTCTGGGCGGTGGCCGGGGCGATGTCGTCGGCCCAGCTAGGGATCACGCTTGCGCCGGCGATCCGGGCGGGGCTCATCCACGGGCTTTCCGTCACCGGGGCCAACCTGGAAGAGTCGCTGTTCCGGCTGGTCGCCCACGACAGCTACAAGGACTTTCCGGACTACCGCTACTTCACCAAGGCAGACGACACCAAGATCCTCGACGACCGAATGAGGCGCGTCACCGATACGAGCATCCCCGAGGACGAGGCCTTCCGCGCGGTTGAGAAGTTCGTCGTGCCGATGTGGAAGAAGGCCATGGCCAGCGGCGACCGCAAGTTCTGGCACGAGTACTTCTACGACCTCGTGCTGACCATCGGCGACGACCTGTACGAAGGCGACCCCGAGGAATGCTGGCTGCTCGCCGCCGCCAAGGCGCGGCTGCCGATCGTCGTCCCCGGCTACGAGGACTCCACCTTCGGCAACATCTTCGCCTCGCACGTGAAGTTCGGCGACTTCAGCGCGAACATCGCCAAGTCGGGCATCGAGTACATGGTCGACTTCTACGACCGCTACCGCGAACTGTCGAAGGGGAAGGGCGTCGGCTTCTTCCAGATCGGCGGCGGCATCGCGGGCGACTTCCCGATCTGCGTCGTCCCCTCGATCAAGTACGACCTGGAAGAAGACGCCAAGCCCTGGAGCTACTTCTGCCAGATCTCGGACTCCACCACGTCCTACGGCTCGTACTCGGGCGCGACCCCGAACGAGAAGATCACCTGGGACAAGCTGACCCAGGACACGCCGATGTTCGTCGTCGAATCCGACGCCACCATCGTCGCCCCCCTGATGCTCTCCGCCCTCCTGGAATGCAAGGCCGATCCCAAGGAGGCTAACCGCATCATCAAGGAAGCGACCGCAGCCAAGAAGCCGGCCTCCAAGAAGTCGGCGGGCAAGAAAGCGACCGCCAAGAAGGCGACCGTCAAGAGTTGA
- a CDS encoding FAD-dependent oxidoreductase: MSIRGNFGRRVLVLCLLTLSISAVRAGDGSYDVVIVGGTPGGIMAGVAAARAGKSAAILERGAHIGGLPANGLGATDIGTRGATGGLFLEFVGRVKRHYVETYRADSPQARDCSDGYHFEPRVAEQVFESLLAERKDRLTVLRRRQFDGEPENVDLQNGRLVAIRVRDRDSGAVETYRAKVFIDATYEGDLAGAAGCEFRAGREGREEFGEAMAGRIYKPWGGTPAAGSTGQADNAIQAFNYRLTLTKNPDDRAVVEKPANYNRDEFLSLADDIRENRTTAPADGKGPKPTALAWNAIGRVVNPVAIPNGKVDANNQHWNFLSTDLPEENWPWPTSGWDWRDRFAARLRDYTLGLLYFAQNDPSLPEDFRARCREWAPAKSEFADNGNFPRQVYVREGRRIVGEYWFTAKDAIPTKPNGRPPIHENSITASHYALDSHAVRKREPGRAHLDGFFSSPSKPYTVPYGVIVPKTVDGLLTPVPVSGTHVGFSTLRMEPCWMALGEAAGEAAALAVEADVAPRKVPYSALRDRLLKNGAVLMYFQDMKPGDPHFAAVQALALQGWLDADSWLARPNEKPSADELKRWWELFGVGGNVPLEIRAATRAEALDEFLKAVTTRSPVSPSRP, from the coding sequence ATGAGCATTCGCGGCAACTTCGGACGACGCGTCCTCGTCCTCTGTTTACTCACGCTCTCGATCTCCGCCGTCCGCGCAGGGGACGGCTCCTATGACGTCGTGATCGTCGGCGGCACGCCGGGCGGGATCATGGCGGGGGTGGCGGCGGCGAGGGCAGGGAAGTCGGCGGCGATCCTGGAGCGGGGGGCGCACATCGGCGGGCTGCCGGCGAACGGGCTGGGGGCCACCGACATCGGCACCCGGGGAGCCACCGGCGGCCTCTTCCTGGAGTTCGTCGGTCGGGTCAAGCGGCACTACGTCGAGACCTACAGGGCCGACTCGCCCCAGGCCCGCGACTGCTCCGACGGCTACCACTTCGAGCCCCGCGTCGCCGAGCAGGTGTTCGAATCGCTCCTGGCTGAGCGCAAGGATCGTCTCACCGTCCTGCGCCGGCGGCAGTTCGACGGTGAGCCCGAGAACGTCGACCTCCAGAACGGGCGGCTGGTCGCGATCCGCGTCCGCGACCGTGACTCGGGGGCCGTCGAGACCTATCGCGCCAAGGTCTTCATCGACGCGACCTATGAGGGAGACCTCGCCGGGGCGGCCGGCTGCGAGTTCCGCGCCGGTCGCGAGGGCCGCGAGGAGTTCGGCGAGGCGATGGCCGGCCGGATCTACAAGCCCTGGGGAGGCACCCCGGCCGCCGGCTCGACCGGCCAGGCCGACAACGCCATCCAGGCGTTTAACTACCGTCTCACCCTGACGAAGAACCCCGACGATCGCGCCGTCGTCGAGAAGCCGGCCAACTACAACCGCGACGAGTTCCTCTCGCTGGCCGACGACATCCGCGAGAACCGCACCACCGCGCCGGCCGACGGCAAGGGGCCGAAGCCGACGGCCCTGGCCTGGAATGCCATCGGCCGGGTGGTCAACCCGGTGGCCATCCCCAATGGCAAGGTCGACGCCAACAACCAGCACTGGAACTTTCTCTCGACCGACCTCCCCGAGGAGAACTGGCCCTGGCCGACTTCGGGTTGGGACTGGCGCGACCGCTTCGCCGCACGTTTGCGCGACTACACGCTGGGGCTGCTCTACTTCGCCCAGAACGACCCCTCGCTCCCCGAGGACTTCCGCGCCCGATGCCGCGAGTGGGCCCCGGCGAAGTCGGAGTTCGCCGACAACGGCAACTTCCCACGCCAGGTTTACGTCCGCGAGGGGAGGCGGATCGTCGGGGAGTACTGGTTCACCGCCAAGGACGCGATCCCGACGAAACCTAATGGCCGTCCGCCGATTCACGAGAACAGCATCACCGCCAGCCACTACGCGCTCGATTCGCACGCCGTCCGCAAGCGCGAGCCGGGCCGGGCCCACCTCGACGGCTTCTTCAGCTCCCCCAGCAAGCCGTACACGGTCCCTTACGGCGTGATCGTCCCGAAGACGGTCGACGGCCTGCTGACGCCGGTGCCGGTCTCCGGGACGCACGTCGGCTTCAGCACCCTCCGGATGGAGCCCTGCTGGATGGCCCTGGGCGAAGCCGCCGGCGAGGCCGCGGCGCTGGCCGTTGAGGCCGACGTCGCCCCGCGAAAGGTGCCGTACTCCGCGCTTCGCGATCGGCTGCTGAAAAATGGAGCCGTGCTCATGTACTTCCAGGACATGAAGCCCGGCGATCCGCATTTCGCGGCCGTCCAGGCGCTCGCCCTGCAAGGCTGGCTCGACGCCGACTCCTGGCTCGCCCGGCCCAACGAGAAGCCCTCAGCGGACGAGTTGAAGCGGTGGTGGGAGCTTTTCGGCGTCGGCGGAAACGTTCCCCTGGAGATCCGCGCCGCGACCCGGGCGGAGGCTCTGGACGAATTCCTGAAGGCCGTCACCACGCGATCGCCAGTCTCCCCGTCACGCCCTTGA